Proteins from a genomic interval of Psychrobacter fulvigenes:
- the gorA gene encoding glutathione-disulfide reductase, producing MTKHYDYIAIGGGSGGISSINRAASYGKKCAIIEAEQLGGTCVNLGCVPKKVMWYGAQIAEAIHKYAPDYGFDIDVKGFDFQKLVHSRQQYIENIHRAYDNNLAKNGVEVIKGFAKFVDTNTVEVNGEHITADHILIATGGHPIRPDIKGGEHGIDSDGFFALNHLPKRVAIVGAGYIAVEIAGLLSGLGAEVHLYVRKHSPLRSFDHSIVETLMLEMEQDGIQLHTNTTICEVNKNDDGSLELFTEDGSLDTVDCLIWAIGRAPSTDNINLEVTGVETTDNGKIKVDKFQNTNIDGIYAVGDIIEGSIDLTPVAIAAGRRLSERLFNDKHDEHLVYDLIPTVIFTHPPIGTIGMSEIEAVNEYGKDNIKCYTSTFTPMYSAVTQHRQKCMMKLVCLGDDEKIIGLHGIGFGVDEMIQGFAVAIKMGATKADFDDTVAIHPTGSEEFVTMR from the coding sequence ATGACAAAACACTATGACTATATCGCCATTGGTGGCGGTAGCGGCGGCATTTCTTCGATCAACCGCGCAGCGAGCTATGGCAAAAAGTGCGCCATTATCGAAGCTGAGCAATTGGGCGGTACCTGCGTAAACTTGGGCTGTGTACCCAAAAAGGTGATGTGGTATGGGGCACAAATTGCCGAAGCCATCCATAAATATGCGCCAGACTATGGCTTCGATATCGATGTCAAAGGCTTTGACTTTCAAAAACTGGTACATAGCCGCCAACAATATATCGAAAACATTCACCGCGCTTACGATAATAACTTGGCAAAAAATGGTGTTGAAGTGATAAAAGGCTTTGCCAAATTTGTCGATACCAATACGGTAGAGGTAAACGGCGAACACATTACCGCTGACCATATTTTGATCGCTACTGGCGGCCATCCTATTCGCCCCGATATCAAAGGCGGAGAACACGGCATAGATTCTGATGGCTTTTTTGCTTTGAATCATCTGCCAAAACGGGTAGCTATCGTGGGCGCAGGATATATTGCCGTTGAAATCGCGGGGCTACTTAGTGGTTTAGGCGCTGAGGTGCATCTATACGTACGCAAACATTCGCCGCTACGCTCATTTGATCACAGTATCGTCGAGACCTTGATGCTAGAGATGGAGCAAGATGGCATTCAGCTGCATACCAATACTACGATCTGTGAAGTCAATAAAAATGACGATGGCAGCTTAGAATTATTTACTGAAGATGGCAGTCTTGATACGGTAGATTGCCTGATTTGGGCGATTGGTCGCGCGCCTTCCACCGACAATATTAATCTGGAGGTGACAGGGGTTGAGACGACGGACAACGGCAAAATTAAAGTCGATAAATTTCAAAATACCAATATTGATGGCATTTATGCGGTCGGCGATATTATCGAAGGCAGTATTGACTTGACGCCAGTCGCTATCGCCGCAGGCAGGCGTCTGTCTGAGCGCTTGTTTAATGATAAGCATGATGAGCATTTGGTTTATGATTTGATACCGACGGTTATCTTTACCCATCCCCCTATCGGCACCATTGGTATGTCTGAAATCGAGGCGGTCAACGAGTATGGCAAGGACAATATCAAATGCTATACCTCGACATTTACTCCTATGTACAGTGCAGTAACCCAACATCGGCAAAAATGCATGATGAAACTGGTGTGCTTAGGCGACGATGAGAAAATTATTGGCTTGCACGGTATTGGTTTTGGCGTTGATGAGATGATTCAAGGCTTTGCGGTAGCGATAAAGATGGGCGCTACCAAGGCTGACTTTGATGATACGGTCGCCATTCATCCGACAGGCTCAGAAGAGTTTGTGACCATGCGTTAG